TGTGTTTCTAGATATAACTGATTGGCTGCTAAGGGTTTGGCTAAATCTCTAAAATAGACAATTCCCCGAATATCATCTAAAGATTCGCCAATGATGGGATAACGAGAGTGTCCCGTACTGATCATCTGTTCGAGTAGGTGTTGAAATGTCGCATCGTTAGATAAGACAATAATTCCGTTGCGGGGAATCATCACATCTTGTGCTGTTATATCACCAAACTCAAAGATGTTATTTAGCAGTTCTCTCTCTGCCATCTGTAAGCCTGTAGATTCCCTTTCTGTGGAAATAATTAACTGCAATTCTTCTGGGGTTACAGGTGGTCGCCAGCTTTGACCTGTGTATTCAATGCGAAATAGCTTTAATAAATAACTGGTAGATTGATTGAGAATCCAAATAAAGGGACGGAAAAAACGCACGATCGCTCTGACAGCCGGCCCCAAAAAACGGGCTAACTGTTCTGAATACAGCATGGCCACGGATTTGGGACACAGTTCGCCTAAAACGATTTGCAAATAAGCTATCAAGAAAAAGGCAATGGGAATTGATAGAGAATGAGCAACAAAATTATTCACATTGGCGGGTAATGGCCAAGATTTCATCCACGCACGTATAATTACGGCAATCGAACTTTCCCCTATCCAGCCCAAAGCCAAGCTAGAAAGGGTGATACCTAACTGGGTTGTAGATAACAATCTATCGATGTTGCGCTGTAGTGACTCAACTGCGATCGCCTGAATATCACCAGACATAACTAGCTGATGAATCCGCGATCGCCTGACTGTCACTATCGAAAACTCTGCCGCGACAAAAAAAGCATTGATCAAAATCAGCAGCAGCACTGATAACAATCGCAGCCCCACATCTGTCAAACTCAAATTAGGAAATTCGTTCACCGCCAAATTTTGTTAGTCATTGGTCATTAGTCATTAGTCATTAGTCATTAGTCCATAGTCCATAGTCAAAAGGCAGAACTCTTTAATTTTGAATTACTTATCTACAGGAATATTTGTCACTTCTAGCTTCAACTTTTGATCTGGATAATCTGTCAGAGAGAGAGACACTTTTTTCACATCGTCTAGTAAAGCTGTGGGAATGCTGACAGTACCAGTAAATGCTGGGCCGTTGGTGGGTAAATCTGCGGGTAAACCTTCTGTACTTGCACTAAGAGTTCTACCTTTGTCATCAGTAACATCCAAGAAGCTATACAAAAAGCGTACAGAATCTTTACCTTTGTTCTGCATTTTGACTTTTAGCAGTAAATCACCGCCAGAGTAACGCGCAGATTGTACTGTCATTGTTACCCCTTCACTCTCGGCACTAACAGGAAACCCAGGCTGGAGTTTTTCTTCTACTACTTCCTTGGGTTTTTCTTGTGCTTTTTCCTTTTTGCCGCTAATCTCCTCATCATCCTCATTTACTTTTTCGGACTTAGCAGCTTTTGACTTACCATCTATACGCGACTTAACAATTTTTAATATTTCTTCTTCTTTTAAGAAGGTTACCGACCCTGCTTGTGAGCTATTTGCTTTACTAGCGGCAAACTTGCTGGTGGGACGACCATCTGGTGTAGTCACACCTTTGAGTGCGGAACTTCCCAAGTCAAATCCTAGAAACGCACTTACGGAGCCTGCGCCTAACATCAGGAATAACAAAATCAAAGTTAGAAGTACAGTAGAATTTATTCTCATTGCTGACAAGCTGTTGCAGAAGAATGCTGGTCTATATTAGCTGGTCTATGTTAAGACTTTTGAAGCTATATAGCTTGTTGGTTAACATAACTCAATCAATCATAGTTCCTCTATTCCATAATTAAATTATGTAGTATAAAAATCTAATAAACTATTTTAGAAGCTACCCAAGTTTGATACTCTAGGATACAATTAGAACTTAACCAGGGTTGGCCGAGCGGTTGAGGCAGCGAACTCATAATTCGCCCAAGGCAGGTTCAACTCCTGCACCCTGGATTAGATGAGTTATGAGTGCTGTTAGCGGTAGCGGCGCGTTCGGCGTGTGCTGAGTAAGCAGTCATGAGTGCTGAGTGTTGGGTTATGAGTTATTCAGTTAGAGTTGTTATCCTGGCGCTCTGTCAGCACTGAGCTATGAATTATTGTCCTTAACTCTTCACCTATTTTGGTTTCAACCCGTAGTTAACCCAACTCAGCACTCAGAACTCTTATCTTTGTGTGAAATTGTCAAATCGAAATTCTGTTCCTGTCCTGAGTTTATTGGCATTCATGCGCGGGGACATGAGCAAGGATGTATCGTAAGGGTTAGGAATGTCTGGTGTGCGTAGATAGGGGTCGTTCATGGATTGTTGCTTGAGGACATCGCGGTAGAGTGTGTTGACTAACTCAGCATCACGAGCAATTTCATTTTCGGGAAAGGAATTGCGAAAACCAGAGCCAGAACCCAACAATGCGTCTAACTGGCGTTTGGGAGTAGAATTTTCGTAAAAATTGCGATCGTGGCGGAAATAAGCCCGCTCAAATATCTCATTTGCGCTTTCATAATTGGGGACGGCTGGTTCGGCAACGGCTATAGAAGGAAATGCGATCGCTGTCGCTAACAGCACAAATAAACCACTGAGGGGCGGAAATTTTATACCCATTTTTTTTACTCCTCAAATTTCTGGCAAATCTTAACTTATGCTTAATTTCAGAACTCCGATGAGTTCAACCTTTGGTGTAGCATAACTTTTAGTGTTTTGTAATGACGTATTCTACTGAAACCCCTACGCAGTCGGATAATTGGGCAGCCAGTGCTGATGTCCCTACCCTGCGGCAAAAACTACTGGATTTATTTTGTCAACTTGCTTATCAAGAGGGTGAGTTTGTCCTGGCTTCAGGACAACCAAGTTCTTACTATATAAATGGTAAACAGGTAACACTGCATCCCCAAGGCGCTTTAGCCATTGGTCGGGTACTTTTGTCTATTTTACCTCCAGGCACTCAAGCAGTAGCCGGATTAACACTGGGGGCTGATCCAATGGTGACAGCAGTGAGTGTGGTTTCTGCGTATGAAAATAGACCCATACCAGCGTTAATTATTCGTAAAGAAGCTAAAGGTCATGGTACTAAAGCGTATATTGAAGGGCCG
Above is a genomic segment from Nostoc sp. MS1 containing:
- a CDS encoding hemolysin family protein, whose protein sequence is MNEFPNLSLTDVGLRLLSVLLLILINAFFVAAEFSIVTVRRSRIHQLVMSGDIQAIAVESLQRNIDRLLSTTQLGITLSSLALGWIGESSIAVIIRAWMKSWPLPANVNNFVAHSLSIPIAFFLIAYLQIVLGELCPKSVAMLYSEQLARFLGPAVRAIVRFFRPFIWILNQSTSYLLKLFRIEYTGQSWRPPVTPEELQLIISTERESTGLQMAERELLNNIFEFGDITAQDVMIPRNGIIVLSNDATFQHLLEQMISTGHSRYPIIGESLDDIRGIVYFRDLAKPLAANQLYLETQIQSWMRPARFVPENTPLSELLPMMQQEKPAMVIVVDEFGGTVGLVTIQDVIAEIIGNAGQPSNNEDLLIEMQDPQTFLVQAQINLEDLNEVLHLNLPLTKQYQTLAGFLLYQFQKMPIKGETFHYDNIEFTVISVDGPRLHQIQVRRLGGS
- the pyrE gene encoding orotate phosphoribosyltransferase; this translates as MTYSTETPTQSDNWAASADVPTLRQKLLDLFCQLAYQEGEFVLASGQPSSYYINGKQVTLHPQGALAIGRVLLSILPPGTQAVAGLTLGADPMVTAVSVVSAYENRPIPALIIRKEAKGHGTKAYIEGPNLPEGTKVAVLEDVVTTGQSAMKAVDRLRTAGYVVDEVISLVDRQQGGAEFYESVGLKFVAVFTIADLQQRYRELNS